From the genome of Aeromonas hydrophila subsp. hydrophila ATCC 7966:
TCATGCTTCTCATGGTTTGAAGCTCCAATAAGCCTCACGGAAAAGAAACATATGGACGCCGTAGTTTTCACGGAAACGGCGCTATTTCTTATTGAGGCTAAGCGCTTTACGGCACCTCAATCAAAAACTAATAGTGTCAGGAATGATATTGAACGAATGCAGTCCAATGAAGCACTCCTGTTGCTTGAAAAGGGGCTAATTAACCCAATACAGCGCCAGCGTTATGCCGTAGTGCTGGCCGATGTCTGGACAGAAAATAAAGGCAAGCAGGATATCTTTGATACTTGGCCAGCCTGCCTAAATAGCGGTCCATTTCTATATAGTAAAACACTGGAGTTTTCTGATCTTCCTGTCGAAGGAGAGTGGAAAAACAATTACAAGATACTGGTTGCGGTTAAACAGTTAACTTGACGCCATGATATCTACATAAAACAAAGGCGGCCCATTGGCCGCCTTTGTTATTGCAGTTACAGCGACCCCAGCCGCTTCAGGCAGGTTTGCTGGCGCCACTGCACTCGCTTGGCAAACCAGGCGGTGGTGAGGTTGCGGGTGATCTTGGGGCTCTTGAGCGAGATCCCCGGCAGCACGGCGCGGGGCAGCCGGCTGCCCGCCTTGCGATCGGCCAGCACGAAGACCCTGTGATAGAGATCGCTTTGGGCAAACTCGCTGGTGTCGCCGAGCTTCAGGCTCTGGTGGATGGCCTGCGTGCTCATGCTGAGCTGGCCGGCGATGGTATGCACCGCCAGTTCGGTCTTGCCCGGCAGCTCGGAGTCGTAGCGAATGAGATCCCCATCCAGCGCCAGCGGCTTGCCGCTCAACCGGCTCACCGCCGCCTGGAAGGCGGCGTTGCGACTCGCATACCAGCCGGCATTGAAGTCGGCATAGCGGTAGAGGTGATCCGGATACTGGGCCGGGTAGTTGAGCAGGTGACGGGTGCCGAACCAGATGCCGCCACGGCGACTGAACACCTCGTGGCGAATGGACTCCTTGATCGGATAGGGATAGCCGTCGCTGTTGGCCTCGGCAAAGGCGATGCTCACCTGCATGGGGCCGCCGGTGCGTACCGGGTTCATGTTGCCGAACAGGGTCTTGCCCATGGGCACCTCCCCTATCATGTCCTCGAAGATCTCGCTCATCTCCCGCTCGGTGCGCAACTTGTCGATGCGCTCGGCGTAAGTTTTGCCGGTGGGCGAGTTGATGGAGAGCGCGGTGCGCACCACGAACTCGGGGATCAGCAGCTTGCCGGCGCGGGCGTTGATCTCCTTCCAGGCGATCTTGCCAAGGCCCGGCACCACGGGGTCGGCCTGAAAGGTGGACTCCTGCTCCGCCACCGCCAGCACGGAGCAGACGTTCTCGTCGGTCACCGCCAGATCCTGTTTGGCGAGGGCGGTGACGATATCCTGGGCCCAGCCGTTGCGATCCACGGTGCGGGCCGGCAGCAGCCGCACGATGCGCGACTGCATGCTGGCGGGCGCCCGGGGGACCTGGGCTTTGGGCAGCGGGGCGGGCCTGGCGATGGCCGGCCCGGTGACGGCAGCGCTGCCAGGCTTGCTGGCATCGCCCTGACTGACGGGTTCACTGGCACAGGCGGCCAGCAGCAAGGGGGCCAGCAGCGGGGCCAGATAATGACGACAGACGATGAGATGAGACATGAATGCTTCCCGGTGGATGAGGCGTCCCGGCCCCCGCAAAGGGTATCCGGACGCAGACAGGCAGGGCATTGTAGAGGATTGAGACGGGGAGCAGAAGCCATCAATGACAAGGGCCCCCGCCTGCGTGACGAGGGCCCCCAAGGGTCGATACGGCGCCGGGATCAGGCGCTCTGGCGCAGCGCCTCTATCTGGGCGGCGCCATTGATCACCGCCTGCAGGGAGGCGCTGACCACATCGCGGCCGATGGCCACCCCGCAGGTGCGGGTCCCGTCGACACTCAGCAGCACGTAGGCGGCGGCGCGGGACTCGGTGCCGGCGCTTAAGGCATGCTCGGAGTAATCCAGCACGTCGATGTGCATCCCGGTCTGACGCTGCCAGCCGTTGACCAGCGCCGTGATGGCCCCCTCCCCTTCACCGCTCAACTGCAGCGAGCCGGTCGGGGTCTGCAGTTCGAGGCGCAGGCTCTCCTGGCTGTCGCGACCGAGCTGGAAGCGACCGATGCGATAGCCGTGGGCGGGTTCGAGATAGTGACGCTCGAACAGGGAGCGGATCTGCTCCGGACTTATCTCGCTGCTGCTCGCCTCAGCCTCGGCTTGTACCCGGCGGCTGAAGTCAATTTGCAGCCAACGCGGCAGTTGCAGACCAAGATCGCGCTCCAGCAGGTAGGTAACGCCCCCCTTGCCGGACTGGCTGTTGATGCGGATCACCGCCTCGTAGCTGCGACCGAGATCGGCAGGATCGATGGGCAGGTAAGCCACGTCCCAGTAGTGATCCGGCTTCTCCGCCGCCAGGGATTTGCGGATGGCGTCCTGGTGGCTGCCGGAAAACGCCGTGTAGACCAGCTCGCCGGCATAGGGGTGGCGCGGGTGCAGGGCAATCTGGGTGCAGGCTCCCACGGTGGCGACGATGGCATCCATGTCCGCCAGGTTGAGCTCGGGGTCGATCCCCTGGCTGTAGAGGTTCATGGCCATGGTGACGATGTCCATGTTGCCGGTGCGCTCACCGTTGCCGAGCAGGGTGCCCTCGATGCGATCCGCCCCCGCCAACACCGCCAACTCGGCGGCGGCCACCCCGCAGCCCCGATCGTTGTGGGTATGGATGGAGATACTCACCTCGGGGCGCGCCTTGAGGTGGCGGCAGAACCACTCCACCTGATCGGCAAACACGTTGGGGGTGCTCACCTCCACGGTGGCGGGCAGGTTCAGGATCATCGGGCGGGCCGCCGGGCGCCACTGGTCGATCACCGCGTCACACACCTCGACGGCGAACTCCACCTCGGTGCAGCTGAAACTCTCCGGCGAGTACTGAAAACTCCACTCGGTGCCCGAATTGCGGGCCGCATACTCCCGCACCCAACGCGCCCCCTGCACGGCGATGGCCTTGACCCCTTCGCGCCCTGAGTTGAACACATAGTTGCGCTGGGTCGGGTTGACCGAGTTGTAGACGTGGACGATGGCCCGCTTGGCCCCCTTGAGGGCCTCGAAGGTGCGGGCTATCAGATCTTCGCGCGCCTGTACCAACACCTGGATGGTGACGTCGTCCGGAATGAGATTGCGATCGATAAGCTCGCGCACGAAGTCAAAATCGGGCTGAGAGGCGGCCGGAAAGCCCACCTCGATGTGCTTGAAGCCGATGTGCACCATCAGCGCCCACATCTGCAGCTTCTGCGCCACCGTCATCGGCTCGACCAGCGCCTGGTTGCCGTCGCGCAGATCCACGGCGCACCAGAGCGGCGCCCGCTCCAGCACCCGGTTGGGCCACTGGCGATCCGCCAGATTGATGACGGGGGCACGGCGGTATTTGCGATGATCGAAGCTCATATTCTGATTCCCTTGGCAGATGCCCTGGCGGTACGGCTGGGCTGATTGACGGGGACAAGGAGGGGAAGCGGGTTGGCGCGGTAACGCTGGCCCTGGCCGGTCGTGCGGCGGTAGCCCCACGCCCGGTTTCCTGTGGCCCCTTCCG
Proteins encoded in this window:
- a CDS encoding DUF1615 domain-containing protein, which produces MPCLSASGYPLRGPGRLIHREAFMSHLIVCRHYLAPLLAPLLLAACASEPVSQGDASKPGSAAVTGPAIARPAPLPKAQVPRAPASMQSRIVRLLPARTVDRNGWAQDIVTALAKQDLAVTDENVCSVLAVAEQESTFQADPVVPGLGKIAWKEINARAGKLLIPEFVVRTALSINSPTGKTYAERIDKLRTEREMSEIFEDMIGEVPMGKTLFGNMNPVRTGGPMQVSIAFAEANSDGYPYPIKESIRHEVFSRRGGIWFGTRHLLNYPAQYPDHLYRYADFNAGWYASRNAAFQAAVSRLSGKPLALDGDLIRYDSELPGKTELAVHTIAGQLSMSTQAIHQSLKLGDTSEFAQSDLYHRVFVLADRKAGSRLPRAVLPGISLKSPKITRNLTTAWFAKRVQWRQQTCLKRLGSL
- the leuA gene encoding 2-isopropylmalate synthase, with the protein product MSFDHRKYRRAPVINLADRQWPNRVLERAPLWCAVDLRDGNQALVEPMTVAQKLQMWALMVHIGFKHIEVGFPAASQPDFDFVRELIDRNLIPDDVTIQVLVQAREDLIARTFEALKGAKRAIVHVYNSVNPTQRNYVFNSGREGVKAIAVQGARWVREYAARNSGTEWSFQYSPESFSCTEVEFAVEVCDAVIDQWRPAARPMILNLPATVEVSTPNVFADQVEWFCRHLKARPEVSISIHTHNDRGCGVAAAELAVLAGADRIEGTLLGNGERTGNMDIVTMAMNLYSQGIDPELNLADMDAIVATVGACTQIALHPRHPYAGELVYTAFSGSHQDAIRKSLAAEKPDHYWDVAYLPIDPADLGRSYEAVIRINSQSGKGGVTYLLERDLGLQLPRWLQIDFSRRVQAEAEASSSEISPEQIRSLFERHYLEPAHGYRIGRFQLGRDSQESLRLELQTPTGSLQLSGEGEGAITALVNGWQRQTGMHIDVLDYSEHALSAGTESRAAAYVLLSVDGTRTCGVAIGRDVVSASLQAVINGAAQIEALRQSA